DNA from Misgurnus anguillicaudatus chromosome 13, ASM2758022v2, whole genome shotgun sequence:
tggggcagtacccttttaaaaggtaCACGTTTGTACCTTACACATATTTGTTTACACTTAAAGTTACATATTTGTGGACCAAATCTGTAAGTGGTACctataggacctttttaaatgatactgtcccagtgacatcTAAGGACCATTTGTGTATTAAGTGTATCTTagtcatctaaaattattagcaAATTAACtgatttttgacaaaaaagtaTGAGCTATAAAATGAATGACGATACATTGCATCTGTCTTTTTATTTATGTCATTCCAGAGTTTCTGAAAATGATGGAAAATGTACAGTAAAGCAAAATTGCCTTCCATCCCATTCATCCCTAATGATATATCAGAAGAAGCTCAGAGAACTTCAAAAAGAAAAAGATGGCAGCGAAAACACAATCTCCCAGGTTTCAATACTTAgcaataatgcaaaaaaatttgcTTTGATGGTGGACTATTGGCAGTGTCTCTTGGAGATTGTGACTGTGAAGGTACTTATAAATAACCATGCCCACCATTTCAGAGGAAACCACTTACCCCACCTATCATCTTATGCCTCCAGCTGTCTTCCATTACACTTACTTCTTCCAAAGACTTTGTCAAGCCTTCCATTTCCTTTCAAGAAGTGCTTAAGATGACCTTGCCTTAATATTTACCTTAGAAACGGTCTAGGATTTATGTCTTTGTTGTCATGGTGATAAAGAATTGCCTCTCTTCTGCcttctacactctaaaaaatgttgggttatttccAACCAAGTGTtcagtcaaaaaatgacagCCCAACTCCTTGGGTTGTAATTCAACCTATGCTGGATtctttcaacccaaaatgttgggttgttttaatccattgttgggtcaaatgtaaacattttctgggttaatttagcCCAAAAGGTTCCTTTTacgacccaacactgggtttaaaacaagccaacattttttagagtgtagctcATGTTAGCAGCATCTCAgtaaatctatttaaaaaaaaaaccatatGACTTGTTGTGGCAAATCAACTTATTTAAGTGTGCATATTCGACTAAGAATATTACTTTaatcattgaatgcaaaacatTTAGAGTCACATTCCAAAAAAAACCTGGGTTATTTTCGACTcaatgttgggtcaaaaaagggacaaactcaACGGTTGAGTTAAAATTAGACTAAAAAATGTTTGACCCAACAAACCCAGCATGAtgtaggttaaattacaacccagtgggttgggtttgtccctttttgatccaACTCTGGGGTTtaaaataatccagcattttttgAGTGcatctttaatgttttttatcgcATAAAGTAGGGCTGTTACGAATCTTAATATGTAATAGATGCTatggtttcatcagacgcatgCATGTTTTCACATTTTCGCGCCTGAACCACAGTGAATTTCcactttgtatttatttatcggctggctagtggctaaactgatctctgaaacaaataccttgttgaaataaaatggtttggtttgctaaagacgaTAGGAAATGACAAGCATGGACCACAACTGTGCGGAGAGATTTAGCAGCCTGGGAAGAATTCGAGGACCTGCTGCAGCTACAGTATTACATTGCATACATTCATTTTCCACAGTAATGTTAGCTAAGTGTAATAGTTGATACGCTTTAGATATGATGAATATGAATGAAGGTtatttatcagaaataaactactgtacaAGGACTCTGATTCTACAGGAAAATATGTTTCgtccacaaaagccgtttgtttatgtggTTGCTGCTTAACCTGTCTATagctaataaaaaataatacgtTTAATTTATAAAGCCCCTTTCACATGCTCAAGGTCGCTGCTCAATAAAGTAAACATAAGGACATCAACAGACATAGATACAAATATCTTACAAGACAAAACACAtgtatacacatacatacagtatatgcataATGACAAAACACTAGGCAGAGGTGAGGTGAAAAAGCTGGTGAATAGATATGTTTTGAGATATGTGTGGTCTAAACCCCCACCCCATCATCTcctcatcagaaaaaatagacATGTTGTTTCGCACCCAACCAACACCCCCCTCCAATACCATAACGTTTGTCCATCCTTTAGATAAATGAATGCCACAGTTTATCTTTTTTTTCACCCATATTTTCATACTTACCTTTCCTGGGTCTTTCAAGCAAAGCCATGAAAAAGATCAGTTTTGTTTCCTAAACATAAAATTTGTATGCCATAGCAACAAAGGCGTGCATGttatacacatatatatgttCTCATGGTAAGAAAGCAGGCAGTGTCCATATTGTCTTCATATGATGGAAACCCAAGGGATCCAGCGGCTGGACTGTGTAGTTGTACAGTCCCTGTCTTTATCTTCAGGTCATAGATGTATTATCTCATGTCGGAGCTGTGAATGCAATTTCCAAAGCTGCAATGGTGAGGTGCCATAGGCTTAGCTCATAGCTCATAACCATCCAGTAGGAGATAATTCAGATTGCAGACTGCATGGTACACATCACCCCATAAACTCAGATTTTAAATCTCTCCATTTCCACCGTATGGTATATAGTCGGCAACCCCCTCCTCCGAGGTCCCTCTAAATCCTTCTCCAATCCACGTCTTTATGATTCCTAACTCAGGAAGCACATGCCATACAAGGAGTGGCAGATATTGGTGTCTTATGCCACCatttgtgtttttagtttttggGAGGGGTGGAGTGGAGATTTAAATCTGCTATTCAGAGCACGCAAACATTTTGCAGTACAGCACTTTCTCAAGAGGTTTAGGGTTTCTTAGCTTCACTAAAAGAGGGGTGGGGGTGCAGAACACTGTTGGGTGTAACCATTTTAAACATGAAATCCTATCTGTACACAGGAGGGAAAATGCTCAATTTCTTTCTCTCCTCCAAGAATTAACTTATAAACAGTTATAATAAATTTTACTAGAACGTTATTATCTATTTTAACTTTAATTAACTAACAATCAAAAAGTTTGTTAGTGCAGAAAGTGTTGTTTCAGAAAGTTTTCAACAGTAATAGATATCTTCACAGTAAAGTGTCACCTTTGGCAATGTATAATTCTCTTATCAATTATCCCAATGTGTTTCCTTCTAGCATAATGCATAATCTGGTGTAAATACAGCAGAATGCATCAGTTATAATTTCCCAGTGTCCTTGTTTATAAAGACTGTATGCTGATTGTACCCATTTTACATTTCGATTGGCTTATGGGAGCATCCGAGCCCTAAAAGTTCAGAGTTCTAAATCTGGAGGCCTGTTACCGGTGGTGGGTGTGGCCTGGGTGGCCTGTTTAAAGTGTGTCTGAACTGTCACTTGATGTCTAGTCTTTCTGTTGGGGTGCTGGCACGCTGACCACTGCTTGTCTCGTGGATATAAGTGAGGAAAACTAATCCACAACCATGGtaagatattaaacatttaagctGTCATTTTTGCTAATggaaatgtgtaaaaaaagaaTTAGATACTAGAattgcatttatcaaaaaaggcatccattaataataatagtaatttattaatGCTCCCATGTAGTTTGAAAAGCATTGTAAAAACTTACAAATGGTACATTACACTTTGGTTTCTTTGTTttcaaaaactttattttagaaTGTCTgttataatacattattatatatattatacatgtTTTAGTAAATACAAATTAACTAGGATCTCAGTACAGTAACCATTGTTTACCCATTTAAATtggtaatttaaaaaaaatgtaattaaaagtTAATTTTCTTACAGGAtaatttaattgcattttttatattaagCTATGTAAATATCTGTAAAACTATGTCTAATTagtgttaaaaataaaggtgtcaCTCAGATATCAGACGGTTTATGGAGGTAGATATAGATTACTGCTATTTGATATGTAAATGGTCAGCAGGTTAGTGAGTTAACTAAAAGCTTAGGCGACACATTCCAGGGTTTCTATTTCAGAATGACCATGTACAGTCATTTGACTGAGGGGGGTAATTTGTTGAGCCTTAAAATAGTTACAAAATCGTCCAGCAGGGGTAAGACAGCAACTGCTGTTGACCTATGACCCAACGGAGATGGGTGCAAAAAACAAATGTCCTCATTACAATAAGGATTCTTTTGACTATTTAGTTCACTAATCGTTTTCTGGTCATTTTGTTGCAGAATATATAAGTACAAACGTGAACACAGAAAATATCACATCTGAAAtatgatataaaaaatatttttggattgTTTTAAACCAATTATGGGTAAAGAATTAACTTAgaaaaaaagtacatatttaaagaaacaaaattcCGCTATTTTTATATGCTAGGCTAGACTACTGACAGAGAAGATTtgaatctaaaaaataataataagagaCAGACTAgcgatttttttatataaatacttaGATACAATATAATGAGCAAAATTATATGTTCAGAACAAAATTATACGGTAGCCTTGTAATGTTTACCCCTGTTGTTTCAGACTGACGCGCAACAGGAGGCGCGCTCATATTTGAGCGAGGAGATGCTTGCCGGTAAGTGGACAATTATATCTTTCACACTAGATTTTCTACGCGTGTATCTGTTACAATGACATTTTTGTACCTTTCAAAGAGTTTAAGGCTGCCTTCGACATGTTCGACACCGATGGTGGCGGTGATATCAGCACCAAGGAGTTGGGTACCGTGATGAGGATGCTGGGTCAGAATCCAACCAGAGAAGAGTTGGAAGAAATCATCGAGGAGGTCGATGAAGACGGTAAGCAAAGTGTCAGGACTTataaatattgcattttaaaacaaattttattatattagtgaaaatgtgatttttttgacagattCATCATACTGTGTGTGTTATTAATTAATCATGGAAAGCATGTAGACTGCAATGGCTAATGTACTTTATATACTGTAAACTTAAAGGCAGCGGATCCATTGACTTTGAGGAGTTCTTGGTCATGATGGTGAGACTCCTTAAGGAGGACCAGGCTGGCAAGTCTGAGGAAGAGTTGGCTGAATGCTTCCGTGTGCTGGACAGGAACGTCATCTGATGTTTTTGTGTACTTGTATCAGACCTAGCATCAGGCTTACTTTATTATACGCAACACTGTTTTTCTGCAGGAACGGTGATGGTTACATCGACAGAGATGAGTTTGCCGAGATCATCCGTAGCACTGGTGAATCCGTCTCAGAGGAAGAGATTGATGAGCTGCTTAAAGAAGGAGACAAAAACAACGACGGCATGCTGGACTTTGATGGTATGGTGGTTTTATCATTTGATTTTGATGTACATATGAATTCCTAaatcatatatttaaaaaactgtaTGTCTTTATTCCCAGAATTCCTCAAGATGATGGAGAACGTGCAGTAAAACAGAAACTCATGGACATTCCTTACCCCTCTCATCCCTGCAGACTGAAACTTAACTCTTAATGCCACTCAATCTCCCCTTTTGTCCACTCTCTGCCTTACTGCATCTAACCCTTCGTCTTCCTCTtcagcagacagacagaaaaacaccTATGTGGGGTTTGCCAAGGTTCAGCCCACAATGCCTTTTATATTGGGCTCCCACTGACCCTCATACAAGACCCAAGGAGCCAAGCTGCGGTGTGTTTATAGGTTCATCATGTATGTTGGCTATCAGTACACTAGAAGCACATGCCATGGTAGACTTCACTTAAGTGGGTGTTTAGTCTAGATTTAATCTAGATCAGCAGCTTGTTATCGCTGCATAGACCAATGCTTAAGCCACCACTGTATTTAAGAATAAAACGCTtgaaacagaataaaaaataaaacatactcaTGTTTAGTTGGTCTGACATTTTGATTTGTACGGATTTGTTTATcaattaaacattatttttctgCCAAGTGTGCGATCAGCTTCTCAATTAATTATCTTTAAGGAATTAGCTCATATAAGGGAAAAAGACATTTTAGGATGACATTTTGTGCTGAAAAATGTGTAAATCagtaaattgttttgttttatatcgTCAGTGGCTGCTGAGTATTCTTTTAACTACAATGCAAATCATTGTCATGAAAGACAAACTAGGTAAACTCACACTTTTGCCTAGAGTAATAAAAAACtgactttttaaaattattagtcTCTTTCGGCCTGTAATAAACTCATGCATGAAAATTAAATGCACTCAATGTTTTCATCCTCAATATCAAGTTTCATATTTTAAGAATATATTAAGTCTTAATGCTTTCTTGACAAAACAGAATCTGTCAGTTAATTTACACAacatgctttttttaaataattttgttgttattgcatacatcagtggtctccaacatggtgcccgccaaagcaaaTTCTATTAATACCCtaaatttataatatttgttcattgcatattttttatattagctgtatgttaacatattaaacaacgataaaacatatcaaataaaatcaagtaaaactaaagttttgagtagactatataaaaaagtagccctccagattgttttatctatTGTGGTAGCTCTTGCTTACAAAAAGGTTGAAGACCCCTTCCCTGGCATACATTGCTAGGGTTAACATCCAACATTAGCACCTATTTGAAATAAAACGTCACATTTGACAAAGTGTCACTACTCAGCCTACTGTATTACGTTACGTCGTAAATGTCGTCATATAATTAGAGACAGCCATATTTTTGATATTTCCTAAGgttaacaaaacaacaaaataaatgcttctttaacattaaatttgtatctttattgttcaataaaatgaaaagtgatatagacaaaaacatagaATACAATGAACATAGTTTTATGCAGTC
Protein-coding regions in this window:
- the tnnc2.2 gene encoding troponin C, skeletal muscle, with the translated sequence MTDAQQEARSYLSEEMLAEFKAAFDMFDTDGGGDISTKELGTVMRMLGQNPTREELEEIIEEVDEDGSGSIDFEEFLVMMVRLLKEDQAGKSEEELAECFRVLDRNGDGYIDRDEFAEIIRSTGESVSEEEIDELLKEGDKNNDGMLDFDEFLKMMENVQ